In Planctomycetota bacterium, a genomic segment contains:
- a CDS encoding CHASE4 domain-containing protein, translating to MGRDPIGQREAASGSDRRLLAAAGLFLFGLLITVGVVAGSVLLRSFARLEEEDAQNDALQVAGALMADLASLENTTADWAFWDDARQFVQQPTPAFEAANLNLESLDNLRINTLVFLDNSGRIVCARSFDLETRTPAPLRAEALKPDRFALPPSAGQRDGCSGLLLTPDHIMLVAARPILNSKRQGPAAGTLLMARWLTATELERLSAITHLRIVLWRLDDGKCPNEVRSLASDLCNGNRVAACLLDGDTVKGYAILNDFAGDPAVLVETRAPRLIHHAGTHAVRYLVAGVVTVGLLFGLAGLLLVRCLAASQRAVRRRAEFEELIARVAARFLRLAPQKMDDAIRDSLGEIAAFAGASHCCLFQLSQDGATAACTHAWGGNSAESTAVACGSLRRDDFPWAAARLEQGESVAVTSLSQLPAAAAGEKAALEARGLRSLLVVPLVTRDGPRGFLGMATAAGERAWAEEDHLLLQMAGVVFAKAMEQRRADEELIEANQRLEKALDELRATQEQIVQQERLSALGQMASGIAHDFNNALLPILGYTDLLLTVPETLGDPLETREMLQTVCNAARDAARVVRRLSDFYRRRDAAERLEAVDLGKTIQDAARLSQPRWKDQALAEGRNIALSIRTHGEPWVLGDPSELRQMLLNLILNAADAMPDGGTISIQARRDDDAVLIEVRDTGVGMTDEAKRRCFDPFYTTKEGRGSGLGLAMVYGIVHRHGGTIRVESAPGEGSAFLIHLPALRGGTSPTAPTSPGEGHPRSKPLHVLVVDDDVVVRRVLQSFLETDGHQMVGAANAEEALEKLRGAAFDLVILDRAMPGMSGTELAAVIKRDSPGQRIIMLSGFGDTMATSGEAIPCVDLLLTKPICHEELAAAIRSCLAGAPGRLTG from the coding sequence ATGGGGCGGGACCCAATCGGGCAGAGGGAGGCGGCGAGCGGCTCGGACAGGAGGCTTCTCGCCGCGGCTGGGCTGTTCCTGTTCGGCCTCCTCATCACGGTTGGCGTCGTGGCGGGCTCCGTTCTCCTCCGCAGCTTCGCAAGGCTGGAGGAGGAGGACGCGCAGAACGACGCGCTCCAGGTGGCCGGCGCCCTGATGGCCGACCTCGCCTCCTTGGAGAACACGACGGCCGATTGGGCCTTCTGGGACGACGCCCGCCAGTTCGTGCAGCAGCCCACCCCCGCGTTCGAGGCCGCCAACCTCAACCTCGAGTCCCTCGACAACCTGCGGATCAACACGCTGGTCTTCCTCGACAACTCGGGGCGGATCGTGTGCGCCAGGTCCTTCGATCTGGAGACACGCACCCCGGCGCCCCTGCGGGCCGAGGCCCTGAAGCCTGACCGCTTCGCGCTTCCGCCCAGCGCCGGCCAGCGCGACGGTTGCTCGGGCCTCCTGCTCACTCCCGACCATATCATGCTGGTCGCCGCCCGCCCCATCCTCAACAGCAAGCGCCAGGGGCCGGCGGCAGGCACCCTGCTCATGGCCCGCTGGCTCACGGCCACCGAGCTGGAGCGCCTGTCGGCCATCACCCACCTGAGGATCGTCCTGTGGCGCCTCGACGACGGCAAGTGCCCCAACGAGGTCCGCTCGCTCGCGTCCGACCTGTGCAACGGTAACCGCGTCGCGGCCTGCCTGCTGGACGGTGACACGGTCAAGGGCTATGCGATCTTGAACGACTTCGCGGGCGACCCGGCCGTGCTGGTCGAGACTCGGGCGCCCCGCCTGATCCACCACGCCGGCACCCACGCGGTGCGCTACCTCGTTGCGGGAGTCGTCACCGTCGGCCTGCTCTTCGGCCTGGCGGGCCTGCTGCTTGTGCGCTGTCTGGCCGCCTCGCAGCGGGCCGTGCGGCGACGGGCGGAGTTCGAGGAACTCATCGCAAGGGTGGCCGCCCGTTTCCTGCGGCTCGCCCCCCAGAAGATGGACGATGCGATCCGCGACTCCCTGGGCGAGATCGCGGCCTTCGCCGGAGCCAGCCACTGCTGCCTCTTCCAGCTCTCGCAGGATGGCGCAACGGCGGCGTGCACCCACGCGTGGGGCGGCAACTCCGCCGAGTCCACGGCCGTGGCTTGCGGCAGCTTGCGCCGCGATGACTTCCCCTGGGCGGCCGCACGCCTCGAGCAGGGCGAGTCGGTTGCCGTAACCAGCCTGTCCCAACTGCCCGCCGCGGCGGCCGGGGAGAAGGCCGCCTTGGAGGCCCGAGGGCTGAGGTCGCTCCTCGTGGTGCCGCTTGTGACGCGCGACGGCCCGAGGGGCTTCCTCGGCATGGCCACAGCGGCCGGCGAGCGCGCCTGGGCCGAGGAGGACCACCTGCTGCTTCAAATGGCCGGCGTGGTCTTCGCGAAGGCCATGGAGCAACGCCGCGCGGATGAGGAACTGATCGAGGCCAACCAGCGCCTGGAGAAAGCCCTCGACGAACTCCGCGCCACCCAGGAACAGATCGTGCAGCAGGAGCGCCTGAGCGCGCTCGGCCAGATGGCCAGCGGCATCGCCCACGACTTCAACAATGCCCTCCTGCCGATCCTGGGCTACACCGACCTGCTGCTCACGGTGCCCGAGACCCTGGGCGACCCGCTGGAAACGCGCGAGATGCTCCAGACCGTGTGCAACGCCGCCAGGGACGCGGCCAGAGTGGTGCGGCGCCTCAGCGACTTCTACCGCCGGCGCGACGCCGCCGAGCGACTCGAGGCGGTGGACCTCGGCAAGACGATCCAGGACGCGGCGCGTCTGAGCCAGCCCCGCTGGAAAGACCAGGCCCTGGCCGAGGGCAGGAACATCGCGCTGAGCATCCGCACGCACGGCGAGCCCTGGGTGCTCGGCGACCCGAGCGAACTGCGCCAGATGCTCCTCAACCTCATCCTCAACGCCGCTGACGCCATGCCCGACGGCGGCACCATCTCCATCCAGGCCCGGCGCGACGACGACGCCGTCCTCATCGAGGTGCGCGACACGGGCGTCGGCATGACCGACGAGGCGAAGCGCCGCTGCTTCGACCCGTTCTACACCACCAAAGAGGGACGCGGCTCGGGCCTGGGCCTCGCGATGGTCTACGGCATCGTGCATCGGCACGGCGGCACCATCCGTGTCGAGAGCGCGCCGGGCGAGGGAAGTGCCTTCCTCATCCACCTCCCGGCCCTGCGCGGCGGCACCTCCCCAACCGCGCCGACCAGTCCTGGCGAAGGGCACCCTCGCTCCAAGCCCCTCCACGTGCTGGTCGTGGATGACGACGTAGTGGTGCGGCGCGTGCTCCAGTCGTTCCTCGAGACCGACGGCCATCAGATGGTGGGCGCCGCGAATGCCGAGGAGGCGCTCGAGAAGCTGCGCGGCGCCGCATTCGATCTCGTCATCCTCGACCGGGCGATGCCCGGCATGAGCGGCACCGAGTTGGCCGCCGTCATTAAGCGCGACTCGCCCGGCCAGCGCATCATCATGCTCTCGGGCTTCGGCGACACAATGGCAACCTCGGGCGAGGCGATCCCGTGCGTGGACCTGCTCCTCACCAAGCCCATCTGTCACGAGGAGCTGGCCGCGGCGATTCGATCGTGTCTTGCCGGAGCGCCCGGCCGGCTGACCGGCTGA
- a CDS encoding right-handed parallel beta-helix repeat-containing protein, producing the protein MRSNPVVLALALMAVSCVRLEENAMPPRAITLHVAPAGADTNPGTQSKPFATLERARDEIRALNRAGGLPRGGAAVELAGGVYERSKPFELAAEDSGSQDAPIVYRARRGEEVRLVGGKAVAGWKPVADPAVLARLEPAARGRVMQADLRALGVADLGGVNANRLELFFNDQPMTLARWPNEGFVRITGLVEPDTVNVRGTKGSKTGKFLYDGDRPKRWAGEKEPWLHGYWFWDWSDQRHAVEAIDVEKRVIAVKPPYHGYGYRVGQWFYAFNLLSEIDQPGEWYLDREAGLLYFWPPSPVEKGRAVVSLAESLVAMKGVSHVTLRGLTLETCRGTAVSIEGGHHCAIVACTLRNLGGSAVRIAGATDSRVVGCDIYGVGDGGISLDGGDRKTLTPARLAAENNHIYHYGRWNRMYKAAIQIGGVGNRAAHNLIHNAPHMAIGFGGNDHVIEFNEIHSVCYESNDAGAMYAGRNWTMRGTVVRHNYLHHINGFEGRGCVGVYLDDMFCGTDIVGNVFYKVTMAAFVGGGRDCTVANNIFVDCPRALHIDSRALGWARDHTDSWVKEGKEKGTHLGIEFLKPPYSTRWPQLLTILDDEPHAPKGNVVERNLFVGERWNDVDSRAKPYVVMRDNLTDTDPLFVAKPPASFELRKDSPAWKLGFQPIPFEKIGLYKSADRASWPVEHTVRPMPEPPAPKPRVPQGPPPVAKLPAKLLLAQGIHGEKLSPSSTAMLTLDGASLRVAFDNAVDPNKPLRPGSTWGQDDAVEVAIRNPATGKGAPIYVLRGFPNGHFEASTEAGAPDAAAKKAADAVKFAAKVVGKERWTAEYLIPFAALGIDPAKHKRLEFNLTVRKTAGDQWLMWRGTGGYSWEVAKAGFLELAP; encoded by the coding sequence ATGAGAAGCAATCCTGTCGTCCTCGCCCTGGCGCTGATGGCTGTCTCGTGCGTCAGGCTGGAGGAGAACGCCATGCCGCCCCGCGCGATCACATTGCACGTGGCGCCCGCGGGCGCCGACACCAATCCCGGCACCCAGAGCAAGCCGTTCGCCACGCTGGAACGCGCCCGCGACGAGATCCGCGCGCTCAACAGGGCCGGCGGCTTGCCCCGGGGCGGCGCGGCCGTGGAACTCGCGGGCGGCGTCTACGAGCGCTCGAAGCCCTTCGAGCTGGCCGCCGAGGATAGCGGCAGCCAGGATGCGCCCATCGTCTACCGCGCGCGCAGGGGCGAGGAGGTGCGCCTGGTCGGCGGCAAGGCGGTGGCGGGCTGGAAGCCTGTGGCCGATCCGGCGGTCCTCGCCCGCTTGGAGCCCGCGGCCCGCGGCCGGGTGATGCAGGCCGATCTCAGGGCCCTCGGCGTCGCCGACCTCGGCGGGGTGAACGCCAACCGCCTCGAGCTGTTCTTCAACGACCAGCCGATGACCCTCGCCCGCTGGCCCAACGAGGGCTTCGTCAGGATCACAGGGCTCGTCGAGCCCGACACCGTGAACGTCCGAGGCACCAAAGGCTCCAAGACGGGCAAGTTCCTTTACGATGGCGACCGCCCGAAGCGCTGGGCCGGCGAGAAGGAGCCCTGGCTGCATGGCTACTGGTTCTGGGACTGGAGCGACCAGCGGCATGCGGTGGAGGCCATTGACGTCGAGAAGCGGGTCATCGCGGTGAAGCCGCCGTACCACGGCTACGGCTATCGCGTGGGCCAGTGGTTCTACGCGTTCAACCTGCTGAGCGAGATTGACCAGCCGGGCGAGTGGTATCTCGACCGCGAGGCAGGCCTGCTCTACTTCTGGCCGCCCTCGCCCGTCGAGAAGGGCCGGGCCGTCGTCTCCCTGGCCGAGTCGCTCGTGGCGATGAAGGGCGTTTCGCACGTCACGCTCCGCGGCCTCACGCTCGAGACCTGCCGCGGCACCGCCGTGAGCATCGAGGGCGGTCACCATTGCGCCATCGTCGCCTGCACGCTCCGCAATCTGGGCGGCTCCGCCGTGCGCATCGCGGGCGCGACCGACAGCCGCGTGGTGGGCTGCGACATCTATGGCGTGGGCGACGGCGGCATCTCGCTCGATGGCGGCGACCGCAAGACCCTCACCCCCGCGCGCCTCGCCGCCGAGAACAACCATATCTACCACTACGGCCGCTGGAACCGCATGTACAAGGCCGCCATCCAGATCGGCGGCGTGGGCAACCGCGCGGCCCACAACCTCATCCACAACGCGCCCCACATGGCCATTGGCTTCGGCGGCAACGACCACGTCATCGAGTTCAACGAAATCCACTCCGTCTGCTACGAATCCAACGATGCCGGGGCTATGTACGCCGGCCGCAACTGGACGATGCGCGGCACCGTCGTTCGCCACAACTACCTCCACCACATCAACGGCTTCGAGGGGCGCGGCTGCGTGGGCGTGTACCTCGATGACATGTTCTGCGGCACCGACATCGTGGGCAACGTCTTCTACAAGGTCACCATGGCCGCCTTCGTCGGCGGCGGACGCGACTGCACGGTGGCCAACAACATCTTTGTGGACTGCCCGCGGGCGCTGCACATCGACTCCCGCGCCCTCGGCTGGGCGCGCGACCACACCGACAGTTGGGTCAAAGAGGGCAAGGAGAAGGGCACGCACCTCGGCATCGAGTTCCTCAAGCCGCCCTACAGCACCCGTTGGCCGCAGCTTCTCACGATCCTCGACGACGAGCCGCACGCGCCCAAGGGCAACGTCGTCGAGCGCAACCTCTTCGTCGGCGAGCGCTGGAACGACGTGGACAGCCGCGCCAAGCCCTACGTCGTGATGCGAGACAACCTGACGGACACCGATCCGCTCTTCGTCGCCAAGCCGCCGGCCAGCTTCGAGCTGCGCAAGGACTCCCCCGCCTGGAAACTCGGCTTCCAGCCCATCCCTTTCGAGAAGATCGGCCTGTATAAGAGCGCCGACCGTGCCTCGTGGCCCGTCGAGCACACGGTCCGTCCCATGCCTGAGCCGCCGGCCCCCAAGCCCCGCGTGCCCCAAGGCCCGCCGCCTGTAGCCAAGCTCCCCGCGAAGCTCCTCCTCGCGCAGGGCATCCACGGCGAGAAGCTCAGCCCCAGCAGCACTGCCATGCTCACCCTTGATGGAGCCAGCCTTCGCGTCGCCTTCGACAACGCCGTTGACCCGAACAAGCCCCTTCGCCCCGGCTCGACGTGGGGCCAGGATGACGCGGTGGAGGTGGCGATCCGGAACCCAGCAACCGGCAAGGGCGCGCCGATCTATGTCCTGCGCGGCTTCCCCAACGGCCACTTCGAGGCGAGCACCGAGGCCGGCGCGCCCGACGCCGCGGCGAAGAAGGCCGCCGACGCCGTCAAGTTCGCCGCCAAGGTCGTCGGCAAGGAGCGCTGGACTGCCGAATACCTCATCCCCTTCGCCGCCCTGGGCATTGACCCCGCGAAGCACAAGCGGCTCGAATTCAATCTCACGGTCCGCAAGACCGCCGGCGACCAGTGGCTCATGTGGCGCGGCACCGGCGGCTATAGCTGGGAGGTCGCCAAGGCCGGCTTCCTGGAGCTTGCTCCGTAG